The Schizosaccharomyces pombe strain 972h- genome assembly, chromosome: I genome contains a region encoding:
- the vip1 gene encoding RNA-binding protein Vip1, translating to MSNQVIVTNISPEVTEKQISDFFSFCGKVSNISTEKSGETQTAKIQFERPSATKTALLLQDALLGQNKIQITSEDGGAASTTDQGGAGGDQAARQEDKPRSAIISELLSRGYHLSDVTLEKSIQLDQSYGVSSKFKGILESALSGVRSVNERYHVTEKANEVDNKFAISDKLNRTSSLVSTYFHKALETAAGTSAGQKVQNAYEDGKNQLLGIHNEARRLADAKNQAEGTASPASSTPTAPAEKEPTAPTTESKTTE from the coding sequence aTGAGCAACCAAGTTATTGTAACGAACATCTCTCCTGAAGTTACTGAGAAACAAATCTCAgacttcttttctttctgcGGTAAAGTGTCCAACATCTCTACCGAGAAATCTGGAGAAACCCAAACCGCGAAAATCCAATTTGAACGCCCTAGCGCCACCAAGACGGCCTTACTTTTGCAAGATGCTCTCCTTggacaaaacaaaatccaAATCACCAGTGAAGATGGTGGTGCTGCTTCTACTACCGATCAAGGAGGTGCTGGAGGCGATCAAGCCGCTCGTCAAGAAGACAAGCCTCGTTCAGCTATAATCTCTGAACTTTTAAGTCGCGGATATCATTTGAGCGATGTAACTTTGGAAAAGAGTATTCAACTAGACCAAAGCTATGGcgtttcttcaaaattcaaGGGGATCCTCGAGTCTGCTTTGTCTGGCGTTCGTTCTGTTAACGAACGTTATCATGTCACCGAAAAGGCCAATGAGGttgataataaatttgCCATTTCTGACAAATTGAACCGCACCTCTTCTTTGGTTAGCACATATTTCCACAAAGCTCTTGAAACTGCTGCTGGCACTTCTGCCGGACAAAAGGTTCAAAATGCCTATGAAGATGGTAAAAACCAGTTGCTTGGCATCCACAACGAAGCTCGTAGGCTTGCTGATGCCAAAAACCAAGCTGAAGGTACGGCTTCCCCAGCTTCTAGCACTCCTACTGCCCCTGCTGAGAAGGAGCCTACTGCTCCCACCACTGAGTCAAAGACCACTGAGTAA
- the ubc6 gene encoding ubiquitin conjugating enzyme Ubc6 encodes MASKGAYKRLMKEYLALQKNPVELVDAKPATENILEWHYIITGPPDTPYEGGQYHGTLIFPPDYPFKPPAIRMITPSGRFQTNTRLCLSFSDFHPKSWNPSWMVSTILVGLVSFMTSDEITTGGIVTSESTRRTYAKDTKRFNIMDNPKFLIMFPELIDKNREDIAKAAAEAALIEPQQIHSTPVSSNECKKNEPFNSKQSWVKSRWSIAVLVFFALALARFFGADS; translated from the exons ATGGCGTCGAAAGGTGCTTATAAACGG TTAATGAAAGAATATCTAGCTCTTCAGAAAAACCCTGTTGAGCTTGTTGACGCTAAACCTGCAACTGAAAACATTTTGGAATGGCATTATATTATCACTGGCCCTCCGGACACTCCATATGAAGGAGGACAATATCATG GGACATTGATTTTTCCTCCCGATTATCCTTTTAAGCCACCTGCAATTCGCATGATTACTCCAAGCGGACGTTTCCAAACGAATACCAGACTttgtctttctttttctgaCTTCCATCCAAAATCCTGGAATCCCTCATGGATGGTTTCTACTATTCTGGTGGGACTCGTTTCTTTCATGACTTCTGATGAGATTACCACTGGAGGTATTGTAACTTCGGAGTCTACCAGGAGAACTTACGCAAAGGATACGAAGAGATTTAACATTATGGATAATCCTAAATTCTTAATAATGTTCCCCGAGTTAATTGACAAAAATAGGGAAGACATTGCCAAAGCAGCTGCTGAAGCGGCCCTAATCGAACCCCAACAAATTCACTCCACTCCTGTATCTTCCAATGAATGCAAGAAGAATGAACCGTTTAATTCAAAGCAAAGCTGGGTTAAAAGTCGCTGGAGCATAGCAGTTTTGGTGTTTTTTGCCCTTGCTTTAGCTCGTTTTTTTGGAGCTGATTCTTAA